A stretch of the Perca flavescens isolate YP-PL-M2 chromosome 3, PFLA_1.0, whole genome shotgun sequence genome encodes the following:
- the olfcn1 gene encoding extracellular calcium-sensing receptor: MHELQILTLYVLYLNRVSGCELFSRFDMPSLFKRGDIMIGGIFPVFNKEISSTSTFKSKPLGVKCEGFDLRAFRWTQMMIFTIEEINKDPALLSNISLGYRILNSCASPTNTIRAALTLASGPEKMELNSPCPPAISALIAESGSSQSIAVAGTLGPFGVPIVSYFSTCVCLSDRAKYPTFFRTIPSDYFQAKALAALVKRFGWQWIGAIQSDNDYGRSGILAFTEEVKKLGVCIAFVGTILRTFTMDKILDVVEMIKQSTVKVVLAFVPEGDFYPLMKEVVKQNITGIQWIASEAWITAPRPSTPEIYQAFGGTLGFVVQKMAIPNLKPFLTGISPHTDPSAAFVRDFWEIMVGCQPVLPGEHTGTEASNKICKGNETLMNSQDVFFNVTQLRVAYNVYKAVYAIAHALHQLVFCQPVGEKTMRPCLNISEIQPKEVTDHLQKVHFRNQFGDDVFFDVNGDFPVSYDIINWQLIDGQVQHVTLGNFASAANGDYKLSIQEEEIVWRTGKKIPKSVCSNVCPVGTRKAQMKGKPTCCFDCIQCADGTIANSTGAADCTPCPQEYWSNEKKDKCIPKTIEFLTYHEPMGIAITVVSLFGASLTLAMMLVFIRYRETPVIKASNSELSCFLLFSLFLCFLCPLTFIGRPTVWTCMLRHTAFGVTFALCISCVLGKTIVVVTAFKATFPGNKFAGKIGPAQQRMIVCSCTLIQMIICVLWLELSPPFPDMVFRYSNKKIVLECNTGSEAAFYAVLGYIGILAILCLVLAFLARKLPDNFNEAKCITFSMLIFCAVWITFIPAYVSSPGKFTVAVEIFAILSSAFGLLITIFVPKCYIILIKPEKNTKKHVMGKPLNPKI, encoded by the exons ATGCATGAGCTGCAGATCTTAACACTGTATGTCCTTTACCTGAACAGAGTTTCTGGCTGTGAACTGTTCAGTAGGTTTGACATGCCAAGTTTGTTCAAGCGGGGAGACATAATGATCGGGGGGATTTTTCCAGTTTTCAACAAAGAGATAAGTAGCACTTCTACGTTCAAGAGCAAGCCACTTGGAGTGAAATGTGAAGG ATTTGACCTGAGAGCTTTTCGATGGACCCAAATGATGATATTTACAATTGAAGAAATCAACAAAGATCCTGCTCTCCTCTCTAATATATCTCTTGGCTATAGGATCCTTAACTCTTGTGCATCTCCTACAAATACTATACGTGCTGCACTAACACTAGCTAGTGGACCAGAGAAAATGGAACTGAATTCCCCTTGTCCTCCAGCTATATCTGCCCTCATAGCAGAGTCAGGATCATCTCAGTCTATAGCTGTGGCTGGAACTCTTGGACCATTTGGAGTGCCAATA GTAAGTTACTTCTCAACGTGTGTCTGCCTAAGTGACAGAGCTAAATACCCTACGTTTTTTCGGACAATCCCAAGTGACTACTTCCAGGCAAAAGCTTTGGCAGCACTGGTCAAACGTTTTGGTTGGCAGTGGATTGGGGCCATACAGTCAGACAATGACTATGGGCGAAGTGGTATCCTGGCTTTTACTGAGGAGGTTAAAAAGCTTGGGGTTTGTATTGCATTTGTCGGTACAATTCTACGTACATTCACTATGGATAAAATTCTGGATGTTGTGGAAATGATCAAGCAGTCGACTGTCAAAGTCGTTCTTGCTTTTGTTCCAGAGGGTGACTTTTACCCTTTGATGAAAGAGGTTGTGAAACAGAATATTACAGGAATTCAGTGGATTGCCAGCGAGGCCTGGATAACAGCACCTCGACCTTCCACACCTGAAATCTACCAAGCTTTTGGTGGAACCCTAGGATTTGTAGTGCAGAAGATGGCTATTCCAAATCTAAAACCATTTCTTACAGGCATTAGCCCTCATACTGATCCAAGTGCAGCCTTTGTGAGGGATTTCTGGGAGATTATGGTCGGCTGTCAACCTGTTTTACCTGGCGAACACACAGGTACTGAGGCATCTAATAAAATATGCAAAGGCAATGAGACATTAATGAATTCCCAGGATGTGTTCTTCAATGTAACACAGCTCAGAGTGGCCTATAATGTGTATAAAGCAGTTTATGCCATTGCACATGCCCTGCATCAACTGGTATTTTGTCAGCCAGTTGGGGAAAAAACAATGAGGCCATGTTTGAATATATCAGAAATTCAGCCCAAAGAG GTCACTGATCACCTACAAAAGGTGCATTTTAGGAATCAGTTTGGGGATGATGTATTTTTTGATGTCAATGGTGACTTTCCTGTTTCTTATGATATTATCAACTGGCAGCTGATAGATGGGCAAGTGCAACATGTCACACTGGGTAATTTTGCATCTGCTGCTAACGGTGATTATAAGCTCAGCATCCAGGAAGAAGAAATTGTGTGGAGGACAGGGAAAAAG ATTCCGAAGTCGGTGTGCTCTAATGTTTGTCCAGTAGGAACCAGGAAAGCTCAAATGAAGGGAAAACCCACCTGCTGTTTTGACTGTATCCAATGTGCCGATGGAACTATAGCCAACTCAACAG GTGCAGCCGACTGCACACCATGTCCACAGGAATACTGGTCCAATGAGAAGAAAGACAAATGCATTCCTAAAACAATTGAGTTTCTGACATATCACGAGCCAATGGGAATAGCTATCACAGTTGTATCCCTGTTCGGGGCCTCCCTGACACTGGCCATGATGCTGGTCTTTATCCGCTACAGAGAGACTCCTGTGATAAAAGCCAGCAACTCTGAGCTGAGCTGTTTcctgttgttttctctttttttgtgttttctctgtccCCTCACTTTCATCGGCAGACCCACAGTCTGGACATGCATGCTGCGCCACACAGCTTTCGGTGTGACATTTGCACTTTGTATTTCATGTGTCTTGGGAAAAACTATTGTTGTTGTTACAGCTTTCAAAGCCACATTTCCTGGCAACAAATTTGCAGGAAAGATTGGTCCGGCACAGCAAAGGATGATAGTTTGCTCCTGCACTTTGATTCAGATGATAATATGTGTGTTGTGGCTTGAATTAAGCCCACCTTTCCCAGACATGGTTTTCAGATACAGCAATAAGAAGATTGTTTTAGAATGTAACACAGGCTCTGAGGCTGCTTTCTATGCAGTGCTGGGGTACATAGGGATCCTTGCAATACTGTGTTTGGTCCTGGCATTTCTAGCAAGAAAGTTACCTGATAACTTTAATGAAGCCAAATGTATCACCTTCAGCATGCTAATATTCTGTGCTGTCTGGATCACCTTTATCCCAGCGTACGTCAGCTCTCCTGGGAAGTTCACTGTAGCTGTGGAAATATTTGCAATTTTGTCTTCAGCATTTGGCTTATTAATTACCATTTTTGTACCTAAATGTTACATAATATTGATCAAGCCAGAGAAAAATACCAAGAAGCATGTCATGGGAAAACCTTTGAACCCAAAAATATGA
- the LOC114552734 gene encoding extracellular calcium-sensing receptor-like yields the protein MAMPAAKLLMLLFLFGGKPSSATALDNCVFLGEEEKNSLYENGDVVIGGLFPLHYSPVSSIPTYKTKPTANRHNFSSRALRWMQTMTFAIKEINQRSDLLPQLKLGFHIRDSCNDISVSQRAALLLVNGQPEIGTRAERVNRSKGQERNDISNLGCAAVQSTVSPVIIGDAASGLSMALLRSLGSFHIPLVSYFASCSCLSNQRDFPTFMRTMPSDTFQIRALAQMVRYFGWTWVGVIGMESDYARFAIQLFLQESVQYGVCAAYTHVYPIVLSQQALDDLLDVIQMASPKVIINFCSESEMNYILRGIRHRNITGLQWIASEAWSTAKSLWEEFGDLLTGTLGFAIRRADVIPGLKQHLTSLRPSSIHESAFLAEFWEEMFNCRLNGSVNSHSHGGDNYLDRLPCKGTEDLNDVYSAYSDMTQLRVSYNVYKAVYLVAHALQDMSNCIVGQGPLPNGTCADPKNVKPWQLIHYMKRAHFSSLGEKVTFDQNGDPIAYYDLMNWQRMPDGSLHLVKVGFYDDASSPGRALVINDSVIQWPVGKQASRSVCSDSCPPGSRIARRKGEPICCFDCVPCAEGEVSNTTDSLECSRCSENTWPNKGRDLCIPKTIEFLSYHELMGIVLCVVSVLGACFSLSILAIFFTYKDTPLVRANNMELSFLLLVFLAVCFLVGLLFIGEPSDWLCRIRYPAFGISFALCISCLLAKTVVVLMAFRSTLPGSKVMKWFGPNQQRASVLLGTVVQVIICAIWLFTSPPHANNNTDYSVTIIIECVTGSEVGFWCVLGYIGILACMCFLMAFLARKLPDNFNEAKFITFSMLIFFAVWITFIPVYVSTAGKYTVAVHIFAILASAFGLLFCIFAPKCYVIIMKPEKNSKKNLIQR from the exons ATGGCAATGCCGGCTGCAAAGCTTCTTATGTTACTTTTTCTCTTTGGGGGCAAACCTAGCTCAGCTACTGCTCTTGATAACTGTGTTTTCTTgggagaagaggagaaaaataGTCTGTACGAAAATGGAGATGTAGTTATAGGGGGCTTATTCCCTTTACACTACAGCCCTGTGTCTTCTATtccaacatacaaaacaaaaccaaCAGCTAATAGGCATAA tttCAGCTCTCGTGCCTTGCGCTGGATGCAGACTATGACTTTTGCAATCAAAGAAATCAACCAGCGCAGTGACCTCCTCCCACAGCTCAAGCTGGGTTTCCACATCCGTGACAGTTGTAATGACATTTCTGTGTCACAAAGAGCAGCTTTGCTGTTGGTCAACGGCCAGCCAGAGATAGGCACCAGAGCCGAGAGAGTGAACAGAAGCAAAGGTCAAGAAAGGAACGATATTTCTAATTTAGGTTGTGCTGCCGTACAAAGCACTGTGTCCCCAGTAATCATAGGAGATGCTGCTTCTGGCTTGTCTATGGCTCTGCTAAGAAGCCTGGGTTCTTTCCATATACCCTTG GTGAGCTATTTTGCGTCCTGCAGCTGTCTGAGTAACCAAAGGGATTTCCCAACATTCATGCGCACCATGCCCAGTGACACCTTCCAGATCAGAGCCCTGGCCCAGATGGTTAGATATTTTGGCTGGACCTGGGTGGGAGTCATTGGCATGGAATCTGATTATGCTCGCTTTGCCATCCAGCTCTTCCTGCAGGAGTCGGTGCAGTATGGTGTGTGTGCCGCCTACACACATGTCTACCCTATAGTCCTGAGTCAGCAGGCTCTAGATGATCTTCTGGATGTTATTCAG ATGGCTTCTCCAAAAGTCATCATTAACTTCTGTAGTGAGTCAGAGATGAATTACATTCTAAGAGGGATCCGACATCGGAATATAACCGGCCTGCAGTGGATAGCTAGTGAGGCTTGGTCGACTGCCAAATCACTCTGGGAAGAGTTTGGAGATCTGCTGACAGGAACACTAGGATTTGCCATCCGGCGAGCTGATGTGATTCCAGGGCTGAAACAACACCTCACGAGTCTCAGACCGTCCAGTATTCATGAATCAGCTTTCTTGGCAGAATTTTGGGAAGAGATGTTTAACTGCCGACTGAACGGGTCAGTGAACAGCCACTCTCACGGGGGCGACAATTACCTCGACAGATTGCCATGTAAAGGGACTGAGGATTTAAATGATGTTTACTCTGCCTATTCTGATATGACACAGCTAAGAGTGTCATATAATGTCTACAAGGCTGTGTATTTGGTGGCCCATGCTTTGCAAGATATGAGTAACTGCATAGTCGGACAGGGGCCTTTACCTAATGGCACCTGTGCAGACCCAAAGAATGTTAAACCATGGCAG CTAATCCACTACATGAAGCGTGCACATTTTTCTTCACTGGGGGAGAAAGTCACCTTTGATCAAAACGGTGACCCCATTGCTTATTATGATCTCATGAACTGGCAAAGGATGCCTGATGGCTCATTACATTTAGTAAAAGTAGGTTTCTATGATGACGCCTCATCCCCAGGACGTGCACTGGTCATAAATGACTCAGTGATTCAGTGGCCTGTTGGGAAGCAG GCTTCCCGGTCTGTATGCAGCGACAGTTGTCCTCCAGGTTCCCGCATCGCCAGGAGAAAGGGGGAACCCATCTGCTGTTTTGACTGTGTCCCCTGTGCTGAGGGAGAAGTTAGTAATACGACTG ATTCTTTAGAGTGCTCACGTTGCTCAGAGAACACATGGCCAAATAAAGGCAGAGATCTCTGCATCCCAAAGACTATTGAGTTCCTGTCTTACCATGAGTTAATGGGTATTGTGCTGTGTGTTGTATCTGTCCTTGGAGCTTGTTTTTCCCTTTCCATCCTTGCCATTTTCTTCACATACAAAGACACGCCACTGGTTCGGGCCAACAACATGGAATTGAGCTTCCTTCTCTTGGTGTTTCTTGCTGTCTGCTTCCTTGTTGGCCTGCTGTTCATTGGTGAGCCTTCAGACTGGCTTTGCCGTATCAGGTACCCAGCATTTGGGATCAGTTTTGCCCTATGCATTTCATGCCTCCTGGCCAAGACAGTTGTGGTCCTAATGGCTTTCAGGTCCACACTGCCAGGAAGTAAGGTCATGAAGTGGTTTGGACCCAACCAGCAGAGAGCAAGTGTGCTTTTAGGAACAGTTGTTCAG GTAATAATCTGTGCTATCTGGCTGTTTACCAGTCCACCTCAtgccaacaacaacacagattaCAGTGTTACCATCATCATTGAGTGTGTTACTGGTTCAGAGGTTGGCTTCTGGTGCGTTCTTGGATACATCGGCATCTTGGCCTGCATGTGTTTCCTAATGGCATTTTTGGCTCGGAAGCTGCCTGATAATTTCAATGAAGCAAAGTTCATCACCTTCAGCATGCTGATATTCTTTGCAGTGTGGATTACTTTTATTCCAGTTTATGTGAGCACAGCTGGGAAATATACAGTGGCTGTCCATATTTTTGCTATTTTAGCCTCAGCTTTTGGTCTcctgttttgcatttttgctCCAAAGTGCTATGTCATAATTATGAAACCAGAGAAAAATAGCAAGAAAAACTTGATTCAAAGATGA